A genomic segment from Ramlibacter agri encodes:
- a CDS encoding acetoacetate--CoA ligase: MEANTRRLRDWLRAEGGPDLQDFEALRRWSVEHVEDFWQALWTYFGVQSPTPHERVLSGHAMPGARWFEGAQVNYAGHLRRHVEGAGAAGVPAVVFRNERLQAEGRSEEIAWPELLDQAAALAATLRAQGVERGDRVAAYLPNIPQALVAFLACASLGAVWTLCAPDMGLATVRDRFRQVDAKVLIACDGSVYGGKTADRRELVASLLQELPTVRSLVLVPYLESAGASGGPFPFEPGAWQGRVVAWDEALAGKERVAPEPVPFSHPLWIVYSSGTTGLPKPIVHGHGGVMLEMLKLHAFHLNLQPSAGTSERFHWYSSSGWVMWNLAVSALLLGTTVCIYDGHPACPQADTLWRFADQVGLSFLGAGAAFYTSCMKAGIEPRKNLRLEHLRALGSTGSPLPPQAYEWGDQAVKPGIWWAVISGGTDLASAFLGGTPELPTVAGEMQARCLGADIHAWNEQGQGVIDDVGELVCVQPMPSMPLFFWGDQGNKRYLDSYFDVYPGVWRHGDWLRITPAGSTVVYGRSDATLNRHGHRLGTSELYRVVEAIPEVLDSLVVDIEFLGRPSFMPLFVVLRPGVVLDAPLQDEIRKRIRQELSPRFVPDEVRQVAEIPRTLTGKKQELPVKKLMLGRRLEDVVNKDACANPQAFDWFADYARRHAA; this comes from the coding sequence GTGGAAGCGAACACGCGGCGATTGCGCGACTGGCTGCGCGCCGAAGGCGGCCCGGACCTGCAAGACTTCGAGGCGCTGCGGCGCTGGTCCGTGGAGCACGTCGAGGATTTCTGGCAGGCGCTGTGGACCTATTTCGGCGTGCAATCGCCCACGCCGCACGAGCGCGTGCTGTCCGGCCACGCCATGCCGGGTGCGCGCTGGTTCGAGGGCGCTCAGGTCAACTATGCGGGACATTTGCGGCGCCATGTGGAAGGCGCGGGTGCGGCCGGCGTGCCCGCCGTCGTCTTCCGCAACGAACGCCTGCAGGCCGAAGGCCGCAGCGAGGAGATCGCCTGGCCCGAACTGCTGGACCAGGCCGCGGCGCTGGCGGCAACCTTGCGGGCACAGGGCGTGGAGCGTGGCGATCGCGTTGCCGCCTACCTGCCCAACATCCCGCAGGCGCTGGTCGCCTTTCTCGCCTGCGCTTCTCTTGGCGCGGTCTGGACCCTGTGCGCGCCCGACATGGGCCTGGCCACGGTGCGCGACCGTTTCCGGCAGGTCGATGCGAAGGTGCTGATCGCCTGCGACGGCTCCGTCTACGGCGGCAAGACGGCGGACCGGCGCGAACTGGTCGCCTCGCTGCTGCAGGAGCTGCCCACGGTGCGCTCGCTGGTGCTGGTGCCTTACCTCGAATCAGCGGGCGCAAGCGGCGGACCTTTCCCCTTCGAACCCGGCGCCTGGCAAGGACGCGTCGTGGCCTGGGACGAGGCGCTGGCCGGCAAGGAGCGCGTCGCGCCCGAGCCGGTGCCGTTCTCGCATCCGCTATGGATCGTCTACAGCAGCGGCACCACCGGCCTGCCCAAGCCCATCGTCCACGGGCATGGCGGCGTGATGCTGGAGATGCTGAAGCTGCATGCCTTCCACCTGAACCTGCAGCCCAGCGCGGGCACGAGCGAGCGCTTCCACTGGTACAGCAGTTCGGGCTGGGTGATGTGGAACCTGGCCGTGTCCGCCTTGCTGCTCGGGACCACGGTCTGCATCTACGACGGCCACCCCGCCTGTCCGCAAGCCGACACGCTGTGGCGCTTCGCCGACCAGGTGGGCCTGAGCTTCCTCGGTGCCGGCGCGGCCTTCTACACGTCCTGCATGAAAGCCGGCATCGAGCCGCGCAAGAACTTGCGGCTTGAACACCTGCGCGCGCTCGGCTCCACGGGCTCGCCGCTGCCGCCGCAAGCGTATGAGTGGGGCGACCAGGCCGTGAAGCCCGGCATCTGGTGGGCCGTCATCTCCGGCGGCACCGACCTGGCCAGCGCCTTCCTGGGCGGCACGCCCGAACTGCCCACCGTGGCCGGCGAGATGCAGGCGCGCTGCCTGGGCGCCGACATCCACGCCTGGAACGAGCAGGGCCAGGGCGTGATCGACGACGTGGGTGAACTCGTTTGCGTGCAGCCCATGCCTTCCATGCCGCTGTTCTTCTGGGGCGACCAGGGCAACAAGCGTTACCTGGACAGCTACTTCGACGTCTATCCGGGCGTGTGGCGGCACGGGGACTGGCTGCGCATCACGCCCGCTGGCAGCACCGTCGTCTATGGGCGCAGCGACGCGACGCTCAACCGCCATGGGCACCGCCTGGGCACCAGCGAGTTGTACCGCGTGGTCGAAGCCATCCCCGAGGTGCTGGACAGCCTGGTGGTCGACATCGAGTTCCTGGGCCGTCCCAGCTTCATGCCGCTGTTCGTGGTGCTGCGTCCCGGCGTCGTGCTCGATGCCCCGCTGCAGGATGAAATCCGCAAGCGCATCCGGCAGGAGCTGTCGCCGCGCTTCGTGCCCGACGAAGTGAGGCAGGTGGCGGAGATCCCGCGTACGCTCACCGGCAAGAAGCAGGAGCTGCCGGTGAAGAAGCTGATGCTGGGGCGCCGCCTGGAGGACGTGGTGAACAAGGACGCCTGCGCCAACCCGCAGGCCTTCGACTGGTTTGCCGACTACGCGCGAAGGCACGCCGCATGA
- a CDS encoding SDR family oxidoreductase → MRTPGLPEPVAAGTPMLPPGTFAGEVVLITGGGTGLGKAMAVEFARLGASVVIASRRPEHHVQGVEAVRAAGGKALAVAVDVRQPELVAAAFDEAERTLGPVGVLVNNAAGNFPVAAESLSPNGWRAVTDIVLDGTFFCSQEFARRRVAAQRPGAILNISVAYTHGGAPGHAHSAAAKAGVLSLTETLAVEWAPDGIRVNALTPGLFPHGDHSADMRSQRPEGYDAEWKRIPALRVGRTHELGWAATYLCSPYAVYLTGHNFILDGAERLRRSMRMPEFVPIREQMAAASARRNSLEQANGT, encoded by the coding sequence ATGAGGACGCCCGGCCTGCCGGAACCCGTGGCCGCCGGCACGCCCATGCTGCCGCCCGGCACCTTCGCCGGCGAGGTGGTGCTGATCACCGGTGGCGGCACCGGCCTGGGCAAGGCCATGGCGGTGGAGTTCGCGCGCCTGGGCGCCTCGGTCGTCATTGCGAGCCGCCGGCCCGAGCACCATGTGCAAGGCGTGGAAGCGGTGCGGGCGGCCGGCGGCAAGGCGCTGGCGGTCGCCGTCGACGTGCGCCAGCCGGAGCTTGTCGCGGCGGCCTTCGACGAAGCGGAGCGCACGCTGGGCCCGGTCGGCGTGCTGGTGAACAACGCGGCCGGCAACTTCCCGGTGGCCGCCGAAAGCCTGAGCCCCAATGGCTGGCGCGCGGTGACCGACATCGTGCTCGATGGCACCTTCTTCTGCAGCCAGGAATTCGCGCGGCGCCGCGTGGCGGCGCAGCGGCCGGGCGCCATCCTGAACATCTCGGTGGCCTACACGCACGGCGGCGCACCGGGGCACGCGCACAGCGCCGCGGCCAAGGCCGGCGTCCTCAGCCTGACGGAAACGCTGGCGGTGGAATGGGCGCCGGACGGCATCCGCGTCAATGCGCTGACGCCGGGTCTGTTCCCGCACGGGGACCACAGCGCCGACATGCGCAGCCAGCGGCCCGAGGGCTACGATGCCGAATGGAAGCGCATCCCGGCGCTGCGGGTGGGCCGCACGCATGAACTGGGCTGGGCGGCCACCTACCTGTGCTCGCCCTACGCCGTTTACCTCACCGGGCACAACTTCATCCTCGACGGCGCCGAGCGCCTGCGCCGCTCCATGCGGATGCCGGAATTCGTGCCCATCCGCGAACAGATGGCCGCCGCCAGCGCGCGCCGCAATTCCCTGGAGCAAGCAAATGGAACTTGA
- a CDS encoding AMP-binding protein — protein MELDLRLWATQDPGRLAVRAAGRDTSYGELEALTNQIAHVLQRQGVRRGDHVAAVIGNDVMIFAVVWGAYRLGAYITPIPSTASAADAAYVVADCGASVVVVNAALAETMASLPALAPSVGTWLSVHGAMPGFQAMEPLLRDAPATPVAEEHSGALMMYTSGTTGKPKGVIRPLPAQRQATPAFAADLCAMFDITAGARYLSTAPLYHAAPLRWGLAFLAAGGSVIAMGKFDAAEALDLIERERITHSQWVPTMFHRMLALPEERRRAFHAPEHRMAVHAAAPCAVPLKRAMIEWWGPIIEEYYSGSEGVGLTAISTAEWLGHAGSVGRAKKGVLHVLGDDDQELGAGQTGRIFFSGISHFAYHNAPEKTAARTSRQGFQTFGDVGHVDEEGYLFLTDRLDDMIISGGVNIYPQELEGAISEMPEVAEAAVIGAPDPVFGEKPVCFVVPRPSVQDPAAFVERLDAWCRDRLGRIKRPREFRVLQALPYSAQGKLLRRELRRLLA, from the coding sequence ATGGAACTTGACCTGCGGCTGTGGGCCACGCAGGACCCCGGGCGCCTCGCCGTCCGCGCCGCGGGCCGCGACACCAGCTACGGCGAACTGGAGGCGCTGACCAACCAGATCGCGCACGTGCTGCAGCGCCAGGGCGTGCGCCGCGGTGACCACGTGGCCGCGGTGATCGGCAACGACGTCATGATCTTCGCGGTGGTATGGGGCGCCTACCGGCTCGGCGCCTACATCACGCCGATCCCGTCCACGGCCTCTGCGGCGGACGCGGCCTATGTCGTTGCGGACTGCGGCGCGAGCGTCGTTGTCGTGAACGCGGCGCTTGCCGAGACCATGGCCAGCCTGCCGGCGCTGGCGCCTTCGGTCGGCACCTGGCTGTCGGTGCACGGCGCCATGCCGGGTTTCCAGGCGATGGAGCCGCTGCTGCGGGACGCGCCGGCCACGCCGGTGGCCGAGGAGCATTCCGGCGCGCTGATGATGTACACCTCGGGCACCACCGGCAAGCCCAAGGGCGTGATCCGGCCGCTGCCCGCGCAGCGCCAGGCCACGCCGGCGTTCGCCGCCGACCTGTGCGCGATGTTCGACATCACCGCCGGCGCGCGCTACCTGTCGACGGCGCCGCTGTACCACGCCGCGCCGCTGCGCTGGGGCCTGGCCTTCCTCGCCGCCGGCGGCTCCGTCATCGCCATGGGCAAGTTCGACGCCGCCGAGGCGCTGGACCTGATCGAGCGCGAACGCATCACCCATTCGCAATGGGTACCGACCATGTTCCACCGCATGCTGGCGCTGCCGGAAGAGCGCCGCCGCGCCTTCCATGCGCCCGAACACCGGATGGCTGTGCACGCCGCCGCGCCGTGCGCCGTGCCGCTGAAGCGCGCGATGATCGAATGGTGGGGCCCGATCATCGAGGAGTACTACTCGGGCAGCGAAGGCGTCGGCTTGACGGCGATCTCCACCGCGGAGTGGCTGGGCCACGCCGGCTCGGTGGGTCGCGCGAAGAAGGGTGTGCTGCACGTGCTGGGCGACGACGACCAGGAGCTCGGCGCGGGCCAGACCGGCCGCATCTTCTTTTCCGGCATCTCGCATTTCGCGTACCACAACGCCCCTGAGAAGACGGCCGCGCGCACCAGCCGGCAGGGCTTCCAGACCTTTGGCGACGTTGGCCATGTCGATGAAGAAGGCTACCTGTTCCTCACCGACCGCCTCGACGACATGATCATCTCCGGCGGGGTCAACATCTACCCGCAGGAGCTGGAAGGCGCAATCTCCGAGATGCCGGAGGTGGCCGAAGCGGCGGTGATCGGCGCGCCCGATCCCGTGTTCGGCGAGAAGCCGGTCTGCTTCGTGGTGCCGCGTCCTTCGGTGCAGGACCCGGCCGCCTTCGTGGAGCGGCTCGACGCCTGGTGCCGCGACCGCCTGGGGCGCATCAAGCGGCCGCGCGAGTTCCGGGTGCTTCAGGCGCTGCCTTACAGCGCGCAAGGCAAGCTGCTGCGGCGCGAGCTGCGCCGCCTGCTGGCCTAA
- a CDS encoding CoA transferase translates to MQDSRRGPLAGLRVVEFAGIGPGPFACMLLSDLGADVVTVARPGEQRGGGPVFGRGRRQVQCDLKDAAARAEVLELLAQADVLVEGFRPGVMERLGLGPDDLAQRNPRLVYARMTGWGQSGPLAEAAGHDINYIAITGALHAIGPTGGAPVPPLNLVGDFGGGSLYLVTGILAALHERQASGRGQVVDAAITDGTLSLMSYYAQAALRGQFREQRGSNLLDGGAPFYGTYETADGQHVALGAIEPQFFAELGERIGLDPAWRAAQMDRERWPALRAELERIFRSRTRAQWVDLLEGSDACFAPVLALSEARAHPHNLARESFVEVDGVTQPAPAPRFSRTPARVQGPAPRAPVALQEVLAGWR, encoded by the coding sequence GTGCAGGACTCCCGCCGCGGCCCGCTGGCCGGCCTGCGCGTCGTCGAATTCGCCGGCATCGGCCCCGGGCCCTTCGCCTGCATGCTCCTGTCGGACCTGGGGGCCGATGTCGTCACGGTCGCACGGCCCGGCGAGCAGCGTGGCGGCGGTCCCGTCTTCGGCCGCGGCCGCCGGCAGGTGCAATGCGACCTGAAGGACGCCGCGGCGCGCGCCGAAGTGCTGGAGTTGCTGGCGCAGGCCGACGTGCTGGTCGAAGGCTTCCGCCCCGGCGTGATGGAGCGCCTGGGCCTGGGGCCGGACGACCTGGCGCAGCGCAATCCGCGCCTGGTCTACGCGCGCATGACGGGCTGGGGCCAGTCGGGACCACTGGCCGAGGCCGCGGGCCACGACATCAACTACATCGCCATCACCGGCGCGCTGCACGCCATCGGCCCCACTGGCGGCGCACCCGTGCCGCCGCTGAACCTGGTGGGCGATTTCGGCGGCGGGAGCCTGTACCTGGTCACCGGCATCCTGGCGGCGCTGCACGAGCGGCAGGCCAGCGGCCGCGGCCAGGTGGTGGACGCCGCCATCACCGACGGCACGCTGTCGCTCATGAGCTACTACGCGCAGGCCGCCTTGCGCGGCCAGTTCCGCGAGCAGCGTGGCAGCAACCTGCTGGATGGCGGCGCGCCCTTCTACGGCACTTACGAGACGGCCGACGGCCAGCACGTCGCGCTGGGTGCGATCGAGCCGCAGTTCTTCGCGGAACTGGGCGAGCGCATCGGGCTGGACCCGGCCTGGCGCGCAGCGCAGATGGATCGCGAGCGCTGGCCCGCCCTGCGCGCGGAGCTGGAACGCATTTTCCGCAGCCGCACGCGCGCGCAGTGGGTGGATTTGCTGGAAGGCTCCGACGCCTGCTTCGCGCCGGTGCTGGCGCTGAGCGAAGCGCGGGCGCATCCGCACAACCTCGCGCGCGAATCCTTCGTCGAAGTGGACGGCGTGACGCAGCCGGCACCCGCGCCGCGCTTCTCGCGCACGCCGGCGCGCGTGCAGGGCCCGGCGCCCAGGGCGCCGGTGGCATTGCAAGAAGTCCTGGCCGGCTGGCGTTAG
- a CDS encoding acyl-CoA dehydrogenase family protein, translated as MLKRKLFGPEHDAFRDTVRKFIAREIAPHHAQWERDMVVPRELWRKAGAAGMLCCTVPEEYGGLGADYLFDVVVFEEMARSGFSGPGFMIHCDLVATYIRSFGTDAQKQQWLPKMVAGEAIGALGMTEPHAGSDLKAIRTKAVRDGDDFVISGQKVFISNGQLCDVIVLATKTDSTAGAKGVTLFLVDTSLPGFRRGRNLHKLGMKAQDTSELFFDEVRVPASAMLGEEGQGFQLMMTKLAQERLAQAIRSAAVAEAAIEWTIDYTANRKAFGHTIADFQNTQFKLAELKTEAVVGREFTDRCITAFMQGELDAVDAAMAKMWLTNLHCKVVDECLQLFGGWGYMWEYPIARAYADARIVKIAGGSIEVMKHIIGRQLFADYRARHPG; from the coding sequence ATGCTGAAAAGAAAGCTGTTCGGCCCCGAGCACGACGCCTTCCGCGACACCGTGCGCAAGTTCATCGCCAGGGAGATCGCGCCGCACCACGCGCAGTGGGAGCGCGACATGGTGGTGCCACGCGAGCTGTGGCGCAAGGCAGGCGCTGCCGGCATGCTGTGCTGCACGGTGCCGGAGGAGTACGGCGGCCTGGGCGCCGACTACCTGTTCGACGTGGTGGTGTTCGAGGAGATGGCGCGCTCGGGCTTCAGCGGGCCGGGCTTCATGATCCACTGCGACCTGGTCGCCACCTACATACGCTCCTTCGGCACCGACGCGCAGAAGCAGCAGTGGCTGCCGAAGATGGTGGCGGGCGAGGCGATCGGCGCGCTGGGCATGACCGAGCCGCACGCCGGCTCCGACCTGAAGGCGATCCGCACGAAGGCCGTGCGCGACGGCGACGACTTCGTCATCTCCGGGCAGAAGGTGTTCATTTCCAACGGCCAGTTATGCGACGTGATCGTGCTGGCCACCAAGACCGATTCCACCGCCGGCGCCAAGGGCGTCACGCTGTTCCTGGTGGACACCAGCCTGCCCGGCTTCCGCCGCGGCAGGAACCTGCACAAGCTGGGCATGAAGGCGCAGGACACGTCCGAGCTGTTCTTCGATGAAGTCCGCGTCCCCGCCTCCGCCATGCTGGGCGAGGAAGGCCAGGGCTTCCAGCTGATGATGACCAAGCTGGCCCAGGAACGGCTGGCGCAGGCCATCCGCTCCGCCGCCGTGGCCGAAGCGGCCATCGAGTGGACCATCGACTACACCGCCAACCGCAAGGCCTTCGGCCACACCATCGCGGACTTCCAGAACACGCAGTTCAAGCTGGCGGAGCTGAAGACCGAAGCCGTGGTGGGCCGCGAGTTCACCGACCGCTGCATCACGGCCTTCATGCAGGGCGAGCTCGACGCCGTCGATGCCGCCATGGCCAAGATGTGGCTCACCAACCTGCACTGCAAGGTGGTGGACGAGTGCCTGCAGCTGTTCGGCGGCTGGGGCTACATGTGGGAGTACCCGATTGCCCGCGCCTATGCGGACGCACGCATCGTCAAGATCGCGGGCGGCTCCATCGAGGTGATGAAGCACATCATCGGCCGCCAGCTGTTCGCGGACTACCGCGCGCGGCATCCGGGCTGA
- a CDS encoding CaiB/BaiF CoA transferase family protein, with the protein MSSLPMRGLRVLDLSKVLAGPLCAQYLGDMGADVIKVEATKGGGDETRGWPPFREAEGTRTGAIFVSVNRNKRSIAVDLASEAGREVVHRLARLADIVISSFGPGVATKLGVDAATLRALNPRLITCDISGFGSVGPMREGKGYDVILQAFCGMISITGEADGAPVRSPFSPVDQGTGLHALIGILAALHERDRTGVGATVEASLFDTATGFLGYFLQNYWERGTEPVRPGSGHESLCPYQVFETADKPLILGVANDSLWHRFCALAGLDDIRDDPRFATNAARVQHRAETVARVGEAMRKRGRADWLQALDAAGIPCSPLHTLGELSAHPHTRESGMVFEYEHPVLGKLGTVAQPLRFDGARTQVRRPAPMHGEHTREVLAELGYSEAEIARLAKH; encoded by the coding sequence ATGAGTTCCCTGCCGATGCGCGGATTGCGCGTGCTGGACCTGTCCAAGGTGCTGGCCGGCCCGCTCTGTGCCCAGTACCTGGGCGACATGGGCGCCGACGTCATCAAGGTCGAAGCCACCAAGGGCGGCGGCGACGAAACCCGCGGCTGGCCGCCCTTCCGCGAGGCCGAAGGCACGCGCACCGGCGCCATCTTCGTCAGCGTGAACCGGAACAAGCGCTCCATCGCCGTCGACCTGGCCAGCGAGGCGGGCCGCGAGGTGGTGCACCGCCTGGCGCGCCTGGCCGACATCGTCATCAGCAGCTTCGGCCCCGGCGTGGCCACCAAGCTGGGCGTGGACGCGGCCACCTTGCGCGCGCTGAACCCGCGCCTGATCACCTGCGACATCTCCGGCTTCGGCAGCGTCGGCCCGATGCGCGAAGGCAAGGGCTACGACGTCATCCTGCAGGCCTTCTGCGGCATGATCTCCATCACCGGCGAAGCCGACGGCGCGCCGGTGCGCAGCCCGTTCTCGCCGGTGGACCAGGGCACCGGCCTGCATGCGCTGATCGGCATCCTGGCCGCGCTGCACGAGCGCGATCGAACCGGTGTCGGCGCCACCGTCGAAGCCTCGCTGTTCGACACCGCCACCGGCTTCCTCGGCTACTTCCTGCAGAACTACTGGGAGCGCGGCACCGAGCCCGTGCGCCCCGGCTCGGGCCACGAGTCGCTGTGCCCTTACCAGGTGTTCGAGACGGCTGACAAGCCGCTGATCCTGGGCGTGGCCAACGATTCGCTGTGGCATCGCTTCTGCGCCCTGGCCGGCCTGGACGACATTCGCGACGACCCGCGCTTCGCGACCAATGCGGCTCGCGTGCAGCATCGCGCGGAAACGGTCGCGCGTGTCGGCGAGGCCATGCGCAAGCGCGGACGCGCCGACTGGCTGCAGGCGCTGGACGCCGCCGGCATCCCCTGCTCGCCGCTGCACACGCTGGGCGAACTGTCGGCCCACCCGCACACGCGCGAAAGCGGCATGGTGTTCGAGTACGAGCACCCGGTGCTGGGCAAGCTGGGCACGGTGGCGCAGCCGCTGCGCTTCGACGGCGCGCGCACGCAGGTGCGGCGGCCGGCGCCGATGCATGGCGAGCACACGCGGGAGGTGCTGGCCGAACTGGGGTATTCCGAGGCGGAGATCGCCCGGCTGGCCAAGCACTGA
- a CDS encoding HpcH/HpaI aldolase/citrate lyase family protein translates to MHHTPDPIRPARSFLFVPADSERKMAKGADSGADALILDLEDSVAASRTQVARGMALDYLRSRPDRSKQQLWVRVNPLDTEAALLDLAVAAGAPDGIVLPKVRSAADVVRLSNFLDALEVRDGIARGSIRIMPVATETPQALFTLGSYEGSSSRLAALTWGAEDIAAALGASTNRGADGEYDHVYQLACSLCLAGAHAAGVQPIDTVWTDFKDDAGLAKDSQRARQRGFTGKIAIHPAQVATINAAFTPSADELAWSHKVVDIFASNPGLGTIGLDGKMLDMPHLKQAQRVLALARRFA, encoded by the coding sequence ATGCACCACACGCCTGATCCCATTCGCCCCGCGCGCTCTTTCCTGTTCGTCCCCGCGGACAGCGAGCGCAAGATGGCCAAGGGCGCCGACAGCGGCGCCGATGCCCTGATCCTGGACCTGGAAGATTCCGTCGCCGCCAGCCGCACGCAGGTCGCGCGCGGCATGGCGCTGGACTACCTGCGCAGCCGCCCGGACCGCAGCAAGCAGCAGCTGTGGGTGCGCGTCAATCCGCTGGACACCGAAGCCGCGCTGCTGGACCTGGCCGTCGCGGCCGGTGCCCCGGACGGCATCGTGCTGCCCAAGGTGCGCAGCGCCGCCGACGTCGTGCGGCTCTCCAACTTCCTCGATGCGCTGGAAGTGCGCGACGGCATCGCGCGCGGCAGCATCCGCATCATGCCGGTGGCCACCGAGACGCCGCAGGCGCTGTTCACGCTGGGTTCCTACGAAGGCTCGTCTTCGCGCTTGGCCGCCCTGACCTGGGGCGCGGAAGACATCGCCGCGGCCCTGGGCGCCAGCACCAACCGCGGCGCCGACGGCGAGTACGACCATGTCTACCAGCTGGCCTGCTCGCTGTGCCTGGCCGGCGCGCATGCCGCCGGCGTGCAGCCGATCGACACCGTGTGGACCGACTTCAAGGACGACGCCGGCCTGGCGAAGGACTCGCAGCGCGCGCGCCAGCGTGGCTTCACCGGCAAGATCGCGATCCACCCGGCGCAGGTGGCGACCATCAACGCCGCCTTCACCCCCAGCGCCGACGAACTGGCCTGGTCGCACAAGGTGGTGGACATCTTCGCCAGCAACCCGGGCCTGGGCACCATCGGCCTGGACGGCAAGATGCTGGACATGCCGCACCTGAAGCAGGCGCAGCGCGTGCTGGCACTGGCCCGGCGCTTCGCCTGA
- a CDS encoding Bug family tripartite tricarboxylate transporter substrate binding protein, with amino-acid sequence MFKLSAVLTGLLLAASSLAAHAEAYPSKTIKVIVPYAAGQGTDIVARYISDELSKEVKGTIFIDNRPGAGGNVGASLAAHAPADGYTLMVGTNATNAANAFIYANPGFETEDFEPIGMIGILPLVYVANNNSAVNNIPELVRAARAQPDKLNTAISTTTCRTAHELFKQKAEAPMFPVDFKGSGQAMAAVIGGQVEFMVDTITSLRPAITAKQVKALGVTSAHQSKLLPGVKSLAEQGVPGYELVGWTVLYAPKGVPADVTRTLSAALNKILARPEVQEKLLTMGVEPQAKSGEELKAFSAAEKEKWGKLIRGAGIKPS; translated from the coding sequence TTGTTCAAACTATCCGCCGTCCTCACGGGCCTGCTGCTCGCGGCCTCGTCGCTCGCCGCCCACGCCGAGGCCTACCCCAGCAAGACCATCAAGGTGATCGTGCCCTATGCCGCCGGCCAGGGCACCGACATCGTCGCGCGCTACATCAGCGACGAACTGTCCAAGGAAGTCAAGGGCACGATCTTCATCGACAACCGGCCGGGCGCCGGCGGCAACGTGGGCGCCAGCCTCGCCGCCCATGCGCCAGCCGACGGCTACACGCTGATGGTGGGCACCAACGCCACCAATGCGGCCAACGCCTTCATCTACGCCAACCCCGGCTTCGAGACCGAGGACTTCGAGCCGATCGGCATGATCGGCATCCTGCCGCTGGTCTACGTCGCCAACAACAACAGCGCGGTCAACAACATCCCGGAGCTGGTGCGCGCCGCGCGCGCCCAGCCGGACAAGCTGAACACGGCGATCTCCACCACCACCTGCCGCACGGCCCACGAGTTGTTCAAGCAGAAGGCCGAGGCGCCGATGTTCCCGGTGGACTTCAAGGGCAGCGGCCAGGCCATGGCGGCCGTCATCGGCGGCCAGGTCGAGTTCATGGTGGATACCATCACTTCGCTGCGTCCCGCCATCACGGCCAAGCAGGTGAAGGCGCTGGGCGTGACCTCCGCCCACCAGAGCAAGCTGCTGCCGGGCGTGAAGTCGCTCGCCGAGCAGGGCGTGCCCGGCTACGAACTCGTGGGCTGGACCGTGCTGTACGCGCCCAAGGGCGTGCCGGCGGACGTGACCCGCACCCTGTCCGCTGCGCTGAACAAGATCCTGGCCCGCCCCGAAGTGCAGGAAAAGCTGCTGACGATGGGCGTCGAGCCGCAAGCCAAGTCCGGCGAGGAACTCAAGGCCTTCTCCGCCGCCGAGAAGGAGAAGTGGGGCAAGCTGATTCGCGGCGCCGGCATCAAGCCCAGCTGA
- a CDS encoding MaoC family dehydratase, which translates to MAGLWFEEFSVGQVFEHEIRKTVTESDNVWFSAATYNPAAVHIDAEYSKGTEFGKPLVNSIFTLGLVIGLSVQDTTLGTTIANLGMSDTRFPKPVFAGDTIRSRTTVLEVRASKSRPNAGIVTFQHHGINQRGEEVCLCTRQALMLRKPA; encoded by the coding sequence ATGGCAGGCCTTTGGTTCGAGGAGTTCAGCGTGGGCCAGGTTTTCGAGCACGAGATCCGCAAGACCGTGACCGAAAGCGACAACGTGTGGTTCAGCGCCGCCACCTACAACCCGGCGGCCGTCCACATCGACGCCGAGTACTCCAAGGGCACCGAGTTCGGCAAGCCGCTGGTGAACAGCATCTTCACCCTGGGCCTGGTCATCGGCCTGTCGGTGCAGGACACGACCCTGGGCACGACCATCGCCAACCTGGGCATGAGCGACACCCGCTTCCCCAAGCCGGTGTTCGCCGGCGATACCATCCGTTCGCGCACGACGGTGCTGGAAGTGCGGGCGAGCAAGTCGCGCCCCAACGCCGGCATCGTCACCTTCCAGCACCACGGCATCAACCAGCGGGGCGAGGAAGTCTGCCTCTGCACCCGCCAGGCGCTGATGCTGCGCAAGCCGGCCTGA